From the genome of Clavelina lepadiformis chromosome 2, kaClaLepa1.1, whole genome shotgun sequence:
TGATGTATAAAATAATCGCTGATTGAAGGCTGCAAACGTGTAATGTAACAGCAAAACTTTCAACTAATGTAACCTCTACATGAACCTCGATAATCTCATTGAATTATCAACTACAATCGAATGAAGGAATGATATTACCTAAAGACCTTCTGGTAAATGGATTTGGTGCTCTGCCGACACCAAGCGGACAAAATAGCGAACATTACATGACCACATGGTGCACAAACTGCACAATACAGGCATTTCCTTGCGACTCCGTTGCTATGCAGCGTGCGGTGACTCAGCTGTGTTCAATGTGCAGCGGCTTTGAGTGTTATTCGTCTGTCAGGGCCGATATATTTAAGTCAGtcgattgtgacgtcactgatGCAGTGTGGTTTCTGATTTTGAATACATGACAAACATAGCAGCCGCAGTAAACTTTGCAAACGAAAGCTTTCAAGCTCGAATCGTTTCAAGTTTAACagcaatgaaaatattaataaattaGGCAAACAGCGCCATCTCCCAGCGAAGCATAAAACTaatcaaaattaaagtatTCAACACAATGACAACCATAAATTATGACAGATAAATAAGATATAATTTTCATCACAAAGCATAGAAACAAACTCTCAAATGTGTTTATAAAAAGACATTATAATTCCTGCCCCTTTGTAACATGAAGATattatttgataatttttttggaTCATTTCTTTTAAAGCATTTGCTGGATATTTCCCTTTAAACAAATTAGCAGAAAGTGGAGCCAAGAAACATTCCGAAGTGGTTAAGATGCTATAAAAGTCGTCTCTGGCGCGTGGTTGACATTGTTTTGTTGCTGATTTGCGGTTGTTGCTTTGATAGTTTTCAGTTGAAGTAATTTTCTTTGTCTAAGTTCGAGTTAGTTAATTTCCTGGTCAAGCGATGGATTTTGCTTTCAGGTAGTAGGCCTAACAGTAAAATTCTGTAATTATGACTTCACGTATTAAAAGTTCATTAACATTTCACTTTTGACAATTACAGGTTTATGTTGAATTTCTTCTTGATTTTGGTCCCACTTCAAGGTTAGTATTTGTGTGATGTAAACTtcatttgatgttttttaacTTGAATATGTCCTCAGCATGCCTGGCTGCTTCGGGTAACTACAGCGACGAGCTCATTGCCAGCATCGATTCCAACGGTCTGCGAGCTGCCTTGGCACGAACTGATGACGGAAGAATTTGCTCCGAAAAGTTCTGTTACGCCGGACAAGATTGCCACTACCGATGGTGAGTGAACACCTGCCCACACAACAAGCGTGGATGTAATAAACTGCCCATTTTAGGGAATTTCCCTACTGCGACACATACAGCGCGAAGGTTGGAGCAACTTGCGACGACAACCCTTGCGAGCATGGAGGAACCTGCCAGCCGGATGGTGTGAATAACTACAGGTAAGTTTCGATTTGCGATTATTGGCAGATTTCCAACGATTCATTTTAATACTTCCTGCGTTGTAGATGCGATTGTCCTGCAGATGTCTATGGCTATAGCTGTCAGACAGGATCGACTTTGTGCACCGGCGTTTTCTGTGCTAATGGCGGGACCTGCGTCACAGTGTCTGGCGGTGGAGCAAGGTTAAAGATTTTCTTGCTGTGCATCAATGCTTTCTGTTTTTGGCCACCAATGCGTAAACATTTTTCCTTAAATGTATATTCAGGTGCTTTTGTCCTTCCGCTTACGCTGGTGACGACTGCACTAAGCCCTGCACCCTTCCATGCCAAAACGGCGCCGCCTGTCAATACGACCAGACCGGAGCTCAGACATGTATCAAATGCCCGAAAGGTTACACAGGTCCTTTCTGCGAGGTGGCGCCCTGCGACCGGTATACCTGCTTAAATGGCGGTACCTGCGTCAATGATGAAACTCAACCATCAGGACACAGGTGAGTGATACGTCATTGTTGTTCGTCTCTTCTTTGTTCCCGGTGAGGTTATTTctaatttcaaatttgaaaaagatgtGAACCAACCACCAAAGTTAGAAACGAAACAGCCTGTTCCAGCAACCCGTGTCTTGGACCTAACTGCCAGTGCTTCGACTCTTGCAAGCATGAACACGGTTACTACTGCATGAGCCAGCAGGGTTACATCGGTCAAAACTGCGACATTGGTAAGTGACCACTTCGTATGCCTTTCTATTCAATGCAATTTTCGGTCACTTTCTGCTCAGGTCCTCCAACTTTGACCTGTCACCACGATAAAATTGAGTTGGAAGTATCGGCCGGGTTCTATGACGAGTACGACGACACTAAAACCAGTTTCATGTATTTCTCGTCCACCGTCGATGGATTTAAATCAGTGCAAGCTTGTCAAGGTTTCATGCGTGGCCAAATACTTTCCTTGATTTCTTTCAGTATTTAATAGAACTTCCCACATTTCCAGCTCAACCAATCAACGGCAAGTACCGAGTCACTATTAACCCACCTTTTACGACATCTTGCGGAACTACAAGAACTCAAGCTCTCAACTCTCACACCTACAAAAACACGCTGTGGATCAATCGCAGGACAGGTTCCTCTCTCTACGACATGCCCTTTCCAGTCCTGGACTGGACCTGCACGTTCAACTACGACTTGGATGTTGTCGCTTCTCTGGAACCAGTGTAAGTACAATCGCACATTTACGGTGCCATAGTGTCGTTTGCTTATAAATTCCTTTCAGCGTCGACAACCAGCGACCCAGCCTTCCACGAGTTAATTCTTTCGACGCTTCCGTTTCATTGTGCAAGATTTCAACCTGCCAGCAATCGTGTCCCTCTGACCTTCAAGTCGGTGCAGGGGCTGTCTACACTGTGTCTGAGACCATTCACCTTTCTGTCAACTTCAATATTGCTACAGTGAGTGCGTCCACCCATTTAGCAACTCTATAACAGCTAACTGtctttcaatatttttagaGCATTTTCTCCGCCTCTCCCTTCACTGACATCGCAAGCGCTTTTCTCTCCTGCAGCCCGGATACTTCCAGTGCCAAGGACACAGTCGAGCTTTCCAGCACCGGGTATGTTACATTTCTATCAAAGTGAACCGAACTAGTCCATTACAAACACGTGTTATCTCTCAGCACCGGCTGCAACTACAACTCGGCCTTGGACGTCCGGGCTGGTGCCTCTTCTTCCCAACACGCCGCCTGCATGTCCTTCAAGGTTCCGCGCTTCCACCAATGCACCACCATCTACATCCACCTTCGACTGAGGATCTGCAGCTCCGCTGATGTCACAACCTCGGTTGGTTTTAGCTTCGCTTTGtctttaacaatttttttttatatcgaAACATTCCATTCTACGTAGATTTGCTCATCCAATGAGCGCGTCCAACACTGCCCTGCGCGTTTAACAAAGCGATCCCTCTCCGACAAAGACGCTGATGTTGCGTATCACGTCATTGGTCCAATAACTATCGTCGACAGTGGCGTGGAAGCCATGACGTTCCTTTCAGATTCTGAAACTTCAGTCACCGTCGGCAATGTTTCCGATACAGGCGTGATGCTGGGGAGTCATTCGCCGGTTTACGGTAAGTTACTTGTCATGTCAGCGATAACACGTCCGTTTCATCACAACTATTTTCTTAGGGGGCCTCGGTCTTGAGATGGTCGTTCTTTCATCTTTCACTGCATTTTTTGTTCTCTTGACCATTGTCATGTTTTTCTCACTCTTGTTCCTTCGCCATAAACGCAGCATGAAATAATTCGTTTTtgatttgtgttttgttgaggtttatttcaaataaatgcaaataaaaacatattttccaaACTTTATGGTTGTTATAGACGTGAGTGTACACGCCTGGCAAGCAATTGTGTTAAGAGAAACTTTGCGCATTCACTAATTGACGAGTTACCACAACATATTGTACATACAGACCTAATTGACGTCTTTAAAAACAACACGTATGCTTTAGCACCTTCCCAAGTGAGGAACTAGGCCAAAACAGCCAAATATGTTCTACATTTGTGCGCAAATGTTTATAAAGAGAAcgcaaaaacgtttttaacagGTTTCAGATTTCGAACTTTGCTGCCTGCCGGGAATCTTTGCAATTAACTCTTACGCATGATCGCGGGACGTTGATATTTAAAGGCAGGCTACACTTCATGATTGTGCAACTCGGTAGGAATTCACGGTCTTTTCTCAAATGCCCACTTCAACCTAGGATTTCCCCGCTATCAAAGTTGAATAACTTGTTGTTGAGGTTGATGACTTCTCCCTGTAGATAGTCCGTGTGACCGAAGTCGATGGTCTGCTTTCTGAAGCAACAAACattattgttgaaaatttcCGCTTTATTATCCCTTTATATATTGTACagcaaagtattttttgcaaaaagtagcTTGTTGTGGGACTTGACATGCAAAAAACTTTCGGAAAACGGTGATCTGACCTGAAGCTTGCTCCCGAACAAATGTACAAGCAATTTTTTGTATCCTGCCCTGTAGCCTGGATTCATGACCCCATAGATAACGAAGTTCATGGACGAATTGGTGATTCCTAACCAGCCGAAAATCTAAATGCAAGCTCAAGTTTGACACACGAGACCATTGTGAAGTACAGTTGACTCAACAAACACAACTTCACCTTTTTCAGCTGGAAGGACACAGTGGAAGGAGCCACCATGACACACAGACCGTACGGTCCCCAGGAGACCATAAAAGCGAGGATTGTCGCGGCCAGGGTCTTGGTCAAGTTCATCTCCCTTTCAAGCGATCTGCTCTTCGGGCTCCTCACATCCGGGTTAGCTGACGATGACGACTTTCTGCGCACTTTCTTCCCCGACGCTACAACAGCTctgaaatgaaaagtttgacgaaatattttaaagataaaatagaTTTTGGGCGGATTTGAAGTAGGTTAAAGCATGTGTGTGTGTGCGTATTATCATGTAATAGAAATCTCGATATCTGAAATAAAGTTACACATGTCCGGTATTTTAACCAATCGCCGCCCGACCTGAGTAATCGCCAGTAAGAGAAGAAGATGCCACAAAGAGGAACCACCAAAGCTAGAGTTATCAAGAAGATGTTATAGGAGATGTCCTTTGTGTCGTCCCAAGTACAATGTAGCATCTTCTCGTCATATCTAAAATCATTTGTGACataacaatgaataaataatGACATGTGATCGCGTCATACTCACCCAAGGTCGCTCCATCCGAGCAGGGTTGGAAATGCGAGAAGGGTTGACCAGGTCCATATGAACACGACCATGAACTTGACTCGTTTCGGCGAAAAGTAATTTTCGTAAGATGCGCGATGTACCACCGCCCAATATCTATAGTTCTCATAGGTTGAGCGAATTAGCCGGAAAGCACGATAAAAAATACATCTGTTTCGTCATAAATAATTCCTACGCAATTGCAGCCGTAGATGGACTCCTGTATCGATCGTAatgaaatattcaaaattcTAAACACACAAACAACCGCCGTGGGAATATTGACTTGCCCTGTACAAGATGGACCACACCCCTTGACATTGCCTTTCACGATCGATCTTTGCTCATTGATGCATCTGCACCCAAATGATCAACTCTATTGCTTAACTCATGCACATTATCTCTGTCATTTGCTGTCTCGTTCTCCTTTCTTATCTTCGCTTATTGAAAGCAACGgatttttatcttattttctGACAACTTGAACATGAAGTTTACAAGAAATCACCAACCACCATCTGAACTTCTTATCGCTGCTTTGACACGACTTcgtttgtgatgtaataatgctTACCTGTTCAATGCGATGAAAGTGAGATTACAAATCGAACAACAACAAGTAATGATTGTGACGTAACCTATTAAGTCACACGTCACAGTGTTTAAAACGTTTCCGCCGTTTATGACGTTTCCAATGATTATCGGGATAATGACTCCGTTCACCTAAAGAGATGCAGAGTCAGAAAAATAATCATTAAAATATATCGGAGTCATCTTGTTAATCTTTGCAATGGAACTCACGAGGATGTCGGCGATGGCGAGATTGATGACGAACACGTTCCCGTGCTCATTCACTCTCCTAGCATGCACTATGGATGAGATTACCAGCAGGTTACCCAGGGTACCCACCACAGCCAACAGAGACAAATAAACGACCTCAACAACTTGTTGGCTTCCAAACTGGACTTCGGGATCGGGAACAATCGTGGCAGATGCCACTGGACCTGTTTGATTGTCAACGTCATAAACTGTAGTTTCAACAGCCATGCTCAGTGGCAGCATATCTGGCCTACACTGCAAAAAAGTGCAAATTAATGGAAATATTTCGTTCTGTCCGAGCTTAAGTTTCCTTCTCAACTTGCACTTAACCTTTTGCGTGACCTCATGAACACAAACTCAGCAAAACCGCGGCTCACATCGACTTTcgtcaaatgtttttgtgttggCTACTCGGCATATCTCATATTTTTAGTTAGACCATACAGCTGTTACTTTGCTTTGACCGTTCGTTATTGTCGTGTAACCAGACAGAACTAAAGTCAAATGTTGCCTCCATGGACGAAGTTCTTCTTTTACCACTAGGTGTCGCCAATAAAGTGATTCGATCTTAAATGTGTTCATTTTTGCTCTGATGAGGGACCGAAATATGTTagatatttcattttgttaataattatgtttatttttttgcacaagCTGTGCTGATTGCGACAACTTGCTTCAGCAAAACACAATATGAAGTCGCAGTAACTGGTCCGACGATCTCTGGCGAGCGAGTAGAGATAAGTTTACTTTCATTTTATATGAATTTCTTTACTAGAAAGTGTAGAAGCCTTTTTCCggaagcaaataaatttttgaattaaatgaaTCAAATCGAAGTAAAAAAGCTTTTTCGTTTGTTACGAATTACCGGTACACAATGGTATAGTTTAAATAATGTTGTGtggtttttctttcaaatcttgctttcatttgttttaaaactgaaactaGATAATTCCACCCtcaatcaatgaaattttgtttaaaatatgttcAAGTCTTGATAATTTATGAAACTCTGTAACAAGTTTATACTACTTCTCTACCTCAAAGTTTATGCTCAAACTGAAGAACATAAGCGCGAAGTTGCTAGAAGTTGCAACCAAACGTTTCTTAAGAAAATCgtaaatttcttctttttgaCTTCTTTTTAATCGCAGGGCAGTAAATTTAGGTCTGTCCTTGTCTCATTTGAAACGTTTTCGCATACACCAAGACTTATTCCGAAATTCAGAACTAAACTTTACTGTTCAAGGTTTCGCCTTAAAACTTTATCTTACACCGCTCGCTCAATGTTTCTTGATCATTGTGTTCGTGCTGTAACAATCTTCACCTTCTTCACACTCAAGCAGGTGTTGAAAAGCTTTGATGGAACATTCCACCTTAAAACGTTGTAAAGAAAATCTGTCTTCATGCCACCGCGGTCCCGATGTACTTAAATGTCAAACTGATACGTCATATTAagtgttttttaaacactgtgAGCCTATATGCTTACAACGCCCTTGATATGTCGTAGGACGGCGCTCGTAACAAGACTGTCCGATGTTATTTGCATTGATTCTCATTGCTGGCAGGAATCTCGTAAAACGAACCAATATTTACAACCACGCAGATATTGTGGGTAGCTGTGAGGCTACAATCTCATTGGCTTTGCTTGTTTTCTGATATAACTTGCCGTGTTTTGCTAAATCACAACTCGTCTGATTTTGCTGGAGAGACTCTACCATCATACTTCCAGCTACAGCCACCACAGGTAGCCTGTTTATCGCCGAGTTTAGATTCCACAATTTGGTTGATGTACAGTAGTCGCGCGAATCAACCTTTCAAATGAACAAAGCGCCCGCTAATGAGGCATTGTATCGCGTTTCTTTCTTTTACGCACTGTGACGtcgtttgaaaaatgaaaataaacaattgtCTTGGTCTGTCGTGGTCACTTGGGGCGCCAAGCTTGTTATCTATTTTCGCTCTGACATTGAAATATCAAAGGAAGTTGTTGGCGCGTGTCCAAATATTGTCGACCTGCATTGAGACGAGTCTGAATGACTGAGATGAGACGAGGTGGGAGTTTTGTGTCTCCAACTCCACTTCACCTTCGGACGAAATACATCATTGGCGACagcattttaatttattttcaagttcaaaatctttgtttaatttaaattgtaaAGTTTCAAGATACCCGACTCAGTGCATGTGCATTATCCGACTGATCGATTTCACCATCATTCTGTATCCGCCCTTCCACACATCGACAACTCCTTTTGCATCATAATAAAACAGCCACTCGCAATTGGCCACCTCAATAAAGCGAGtagtttattacgtcatagtgCCAAATTCATTATTTCTCTGCAAACGTTATCGATTTTCATGAAACCAGACTCGGTTGATGTTGCTGACCAGCTGGTATAGTTGCTATAAGTGATTATGTATTGTacgattattacgtcataggcCACCccctatgacgtaataagaaagCAAAAAAGCTGCAAAATATTAATCATTGTCTTTAAATCGACTTCTCATTGAACGTGGTAAGACTTGAATCAAAATCATAACAACCGCTTCCTTTGACGGACAAGTTTGTGGAATCAAATACAAGCaattaatgtttataaaaagCCCACAAAGCGCTTGTATCAAAAGAAGTTCGataatcttttttattttcagtaaAACTGAAAGTTTGTGCACAATTTCCACGCCGTATAGCTCCAAACAATGATTCAGAAATTCTTTTCAAGTGTTTTCAATCAGATCAACCTCGCCAGGAAGTTGCTGAAGACAGACCACTTGACCGGATGAAGTCGGCTgcagcaaacaaaaaaatcaactgTTTAAGAAAATTTGATTTCTACGTCATAACCACTCACTTCTGTTTTATCGTCAGGTCGTTCATCCTTCATCACAGCGATGATCTTATTGGGCTGCATTGTCTTGTCATATCTGCGTAATAAAGTCGGTGACCACTTGAATATGAGAAGAAACCAAACAAAACTTCCAGGCATAGCTTGTTCCAATCATCGGTGTAAACATACTTGCAGGAGCAAAAAATGAACCGAAGAAGATTGCGATATCCCCTTCTGTAAGTCCTATTCATGAGGCCGTAAATGATGAAGTTGACGCCAGAATTCGAAAAAGCAAGCCAGGCCAGAAACTGTAAATTGCAGTAAATATAACGCGAGTTTTTTTTCATGATAAAGTGAAAATCGCTTTTTGCGCAAtgaaaaataacttgaaagttgaaatttgaaaagatacaaaatttttgatttctgCTTAAAAGCGGAAAGTATTATGTGGAGCGGCTGGAAACAAGACACAAGTTGTTGCCACAAACTCACTTTCTTAACATGATCTGGTATTCTCGTTGGCGCGATCAAGATGCCGAGGCCAAAGGGGGCCCAGCACAGCACAAAGGCGACGACTGTGGCCGCGAGAGTCTTCAGAAGTCGAATCTCTCGTTTTAATCTCTTTTTCTCTTGTCTCGACATTTGAAAACGAGTGGAGTTCAAGCTTCGCGACCAATTATTACCGGCTCGAACGTGGCTATGAAAAAGAGCATTCCATTTTAAAAGAGCTAATTTCTATatgaaataatattaataacttCTTTTGCTGAACATAACATTCGCTTCCCAAAGTGCTGCGCATTCGTTCTTTCTAATTACCTGAACACGGCGTAGTAGTTGAATATTATGACTGACATGGGCAGGAAAATCCCCAAACCAAGAAGAAAGATGTTATAAGTTTTCGATGCGAGATAGTCGTAGGCGCAGTTCATCATCGACGCGTCATACCTAAAACAAGTGACgtcactttttaagaaatCACAGTGTACACTAGTCCACAATACAGGGGGAAGTCCCCGAGAAGATAAGACTTCATCAGCCATATTAATCATTGAAGCAAAATAAGCAAagatagcaaaaggttacatGAGGCCACTCCAACCGGTCACTGTGGGCAAGGCGAGGAGATTGGACCAGAACCAAGCGGCGAACGCCATCGCGAGGTAACGTCGCTGCGTAAACACCCGGTTGTAAGAAGAATCCCTCACAACTGCCCAGTACCTGGAATACAGTGGATGAAACGCGGTTGATCAACTGGTGAAAAACATGTCGACATTTTTATGACGAGTCTCACCTGCTGAATGCAATTAGTGccaatgacgtcatcgatACGCAGCAGGTGATGACGATGCTGTACGCAAACACGCGGCAAGTAACCATTGGCAGAGCATTCTCTGACTCAATGACGTTGGCGATTATCGACGGAACGAAGACAGCTGTGATctaacaataaacaatatgGATTGAATAAAGCTAAGTGGTTGCGTTGTAACACGCCAAATGTCATATTAACATGTCTAACGTCACACAACATTGATTGTTTCGTGGCAAACTCACATAAAAATCAGCGACGGCCAGATTGATGATGAAGATGTTCCCTTGCTCAGTAACTTTCTTCTCGAAGATGATGGAGACAATGACAAGAAGATTTCCCAGAGATCCTCCAATGCAAAGTAAGAGGAGATAAATGACCTCAAATACCTGCAGGATTCCAAACTGACCACACCACGGGTTATCTGACTGTTGGTCGCATCTCGGCAACAACTCAGTTGAATTTTCGTAACTTGCACTCGTCGTTTCCATTTCAGTTAAATCTTGCTCTGATTTCACTGCGGTTGATAATTTACTTTCAAATGCAACACCCTGTGACACCTTATTTTatgtcaataaaatgtttaaaaacagcCGTTGAAAGTAAATAGGAAACTTCACTCTTGAATCTGTTTTCTATTTCTGAACTTTTCGTCTTCTTTAACAATGTTCGGTAAAGTTTATATCGGTAATAATCAAGAAACTGAACCGCAGCAAAATTCCTCTTGTTTTTCCCCAAAAAGATTTGCAGATATCTACCTGATTTTTTTACCCCACGATGCATAGCATAACATAAGAATGCGATTTGCGCAGTTTGCTGCCTTACTCACAAATCTAATTATAGGATCGCAAAAGTTCAAGCCCCACGGTACCAAGAATTTCAACATAACATCCTCTGAGAACCTGCAATTAACGTCAATGCTGGACATGTTGCTTCGTCAGCGAAAAAcgatattttgaaaataatccaataaatttcatcaaaaatcaATACACGTTGAACAACAAATCTTGTAAAAATAACGCCCGTCGTATCCTTAGACGCCTTTCTGCTGAAACAACTGCTTTTATGAATCAATTTGTTCCATCAGTCGTGGCTTCCTGGTGAAAAGAGGGCATAGGCATATAAAGTAGCTCGACTCATCTAAATTTGGTGCAAAGTTTATTTCTGCCAACCTTCATGATCATGATTTAATGCTATGCTATGTGATGTCACTTCACCTACACCTCCATGAACATAAAACCATATACTTACACAGGTCGCTTCTGCGGTATAGCTGACAGCTTCTTTAGGTGGAATTATGTAGCTGCGTTTAAAGCTGAGTGGCTTTAAATGACATTTTAAACAGACTTACTAGTTATTAgtagaattgcacatttatttGGGGTTTTCCTTTGCACAAAACACATGGAATATGGCATAGATGAAAATTAAAGTGCATTTAAGTTGTGATTAAACGTTGCTCATCGTGCATTTAGACATATGTAATCAGGAAAATATTTGTGGAACTTTGCCTTTAAAGATTCGGCAATGTTTCTTTCCACAATTTATAACGTGACTCGGCAAGATGGTCTCCATGACTCAGCGGATTCTGTACAAGAAGGTGTCGCtgctttgtgacatcatattGAGGCCATTCAACTTCGACTTCGGATCCCTTATTGGGGTTCCTGGGGAAAGcattttaagtaaaacaaataCTAAACCTTCAACAAAATAACGACTCAAACTGAAATGCTACTACACTCGACTCTCTGAAGTTGCCACAAAAATCGCGACGCGTCGCGCGATGAACAAGAGTTTACCCGGATGTTGCAAAATTCGCTATATACGTCATCCACTTTCGTGAGATCTCCTCCTCTTCCTTGCTAAACTTCA
Proteins encoded in this window:
- the LOC143446952 gene encoding uncharacterized protein LOC143446952 isoform X1 encodes the protein MDFAFSYRFMLNFFLILVPLQACLAASGNYSDELIASIDSNGLRAALARTDDGRICSEKFCYAGQDCHYRWEFPYCDTYSAKVGATCDDNPCEHGGTCQPDGVNNYRCDCPADVYGYSCQTGSTLCTGVFCANGGTCVTVSGGGARCFCPSAYAGDDCTKPCTLPCQNGAACQYDQTGAQTCIKCPKGYTGPFCEVAPCDRYTCLNGGTCVNDETQPSGHRCEPTTKVRNETACSSNPCLGPNCQCFDSCKHEHGYYCMSQQGYIGQNCDIGPPTLTCHHDKIELEVSAGFYDEYDDTKTSFMYFSSTVDGFKSVQACQAQPINGKYRVTINPPFTTSCGTTRTQALNSHTYKNTLWINRRTGSSLYDMPFPVLDWTCTFNYDLDVVASLEPVVDNQRPSLPRVNSFDASVSLCKISTCQQSCPSDLQVGAGAVYTVSETIHLSVNFNIATSIFSASPFTDIASAFLSCSPDTSSAKDTVELSSTGTGCNYNSALDVRAGASSSQHAACMSFKVPRFHQCTTIYIHLRLRICSSADVTTSICSSNERVQHCPARLTKRSLSDKDADVAYHVIGPITIVDSGVEAMTFLSDSETSVTVGNVSDTGVMLGSHSPVYGGLGLEMVVLSSFTAFFVLLTIVMFFSLLFLRHKRSMK
- the LOC143446952 gene encoding uncharacterized protein LOC143446952 isoform X2, encoding MDFAFRFMLNFFLILVPLQACLAASGNYSDELIASIDSNGLRAALARTDDGRICSEKFCYAGQDCHYRWEFPYCDTYSAKVGATCDDNPCEHGGTCQPDGVNNYRCDCPADVYGYSCQTGSTLCTGVFCANGGTCVTVSGGGARCFCPSAYAGDDCTKPCTLPCQNGAACQYDQTGAQTCIKCPKGYTGPFCEVAPCDRYTCLNGGTCVNDETQPSGHRCEPTTKVRNETACSSNPCLGPNCQCFDSCKHEHGYYCMSQQGYIGQNCDIGPPTLTCHHDKIELEVSAGFYDEYDDTKTSFMYFSSTVDGFKSVQACQAQPINGKYRVTINPPFTTSCGTTRTQALNSHTYKNTLWINRRTGSSLYDMPFPVLDWTCTFNYDLDVVASLEPVVDNQRPSLPRVNSFDASVSLCKISTCQQSCPSDLQVGAGAVYTVSETIHLSVNFNIATSIFSASPFTDIASAFLSCSPDTSSAKDTVELSSTGTGCNYNSALDVRAGASSSQHAACMSFKVPRFHQCTTIYIHLRLRICSSADVTTSICSSNERVQHCPARLTKRSLSDKDADVAYHVIGPITIVDSGVEAMTFLSDSETSVTVGNVSDTGVMLGSHSPVYGGLGLEMVVLSSFTAFFVLLTIVMFFSLLFLRHKRSMK
- the LOC143446965 gene encoding melatonin receptor type 1C-like, with translation MLPLSMAVETTVYDVDNQTGPVASATIVPDPEVQFGSQQVVEVVYLSLLAVVGTLGNLLVISSIVHARRVNEHGNVFVINLAIADILVNGVIIPIIIGNVINGGNVLNTVTCDLIGYVTIITCCCSICNLTFIALNRYWAVVHRASYENYFSPKRVKFMVVFIWTWSTLLAFPTLLGWSDLGYDEKMLHCTWDDTKDISYNIFLITLALVVPLCGIFFSYWRLLRAVVASGKKVRRKSSSSANPDVRSPKSRSLEREMNLTKTLAATILAFMVSWGPYGLCVMVAPSTVSFQLKKIFGWLGITNSSMNFVIYGVMNPGYRAGYKKLLVHLFGSKLQKADHRLRSHGLSTGRSHQPQQQVIQL
- the LOC143446964 gene encoding melatonin receptor type 1A-like; translated protein: METTSASYENSTELLPRCDQQSDNPWCGQFGILQVFEVIYLLLLCIGGSLGNLLVIVSIIFEKKVTEQGNIFIINLAVADFYITAVFVPSIIANVIESENALPMVTCRVFAYSIVITCCVSMTSLALIAFSRYWAVVRDSSYNRVFTQRRYLAMAFAAWFWSNLLALPTVTGWSGLMYDASMMNCAYDYLASKTYNIFLLGLGIFLPMSVIIFNYYAVFSHVRAGNNWSRSLNSTRFQMSRQEKKRLKREIRLLKTLAATVVAFVLCWAPFGLGILIAPTRIPDHVKKFLAWLAFSNSGVNFIIYGLMNRTYRRGYRNLLRFIFCSCKYDKTMQPNKIIAVMKDERPDDKTEVSGYDVEIKFS